From the genome of Bicyclus anynana chromosome 26, ilBicAnyn1.1, whole genome shotgun sequence:
ccctccggattcggaggcagaggtcatatccactgagctatcacggctatatctAAGTAATCTATATATGTAACATGTGAGAGAACTCCCCTAAATgtcaacatcattaacaactgatAAACATCGACTGCTGgtcataagcctcttgcatggacttccaaataccacggtctcgagccaccagcatccagcggacAATAGCTTAAAgccatcagtccacctggttgacCAACACAGcgcacatatctgaaaagtttgAGTTAGATGTCCCGGTCTGGATTCAAATCTACACCCTGCAAATCAAAATTTCGGCTCTTATGTGAGGCAACTCACGGCAGTGACAATTCTTAATAAAAGACAATTCCAATACCTGCTATTGATTAAAGAACGCTAGCTGATTGTAGTGACATCAACATGTTCCCAGGTCTTCCGGCGGCTCGGCACCAGTCTGGCGAACCACCGCGCATCCTTATCCTCAGAACTGGGCTCCCTGTGGGACTTCTTCCGCATCGACCGCGAGAGGAGGCGTTCGGCTCCCGCCGCCACGTTCGACCACATCCCACCGATCGACACCAAGTCCCCGGCGAAGCTCGCCAGGGACTTGCTCCAAGTTGTCCAGGACACCGTCTTCTCCCGGAGGTTCGAGGAGAAGCGCTGCCCCCTGGTCAAGGAGGAGTCCGATTTGAGTTCTGACGATGAAGACGGCACGGAGAGGCGGATCGCCAACCTGATCGATTTCTTCTTTACTATTGTAAAAAGTCAAAAGGAGGAAAGAAAAGgtaatttatgatttaaatatctaaaagcgaaaggtcacgaaatattgaaaaccgTCAAACTGTGTAGAATTTCAGTAAAATTCCCTCCAACATGATGTTAACAGTTTAAACTCAATAAATATCAACATTATTTATATGTGTCTACTCATATTTGGCTTGTGGTTAAGGAATTAGAGGAAACAAATAAGAATACTATGAAtcgcaatattttttaaatcaaatatacGTAAACCTTAAATGGTTACTGATTACCTAACCACTCGTTTGACTACTGACTGCCTGACGTAGCATAAACCCGTCTACCGATGGACGATGGACGACGTGACCACAAATGTTTCATAACAGCCATTTTCGTCTTTACAGGTAGCGGTGGAAATTGTTTCAAACGAGAAGCCAGCCCGGAAGACTCGAACAACGTGTATGTGCCAACGAAAGCGAACACGGAGTTGGAACAGAAGATGGAGACTCTCATAGAGTTCCTGGCGACGACCGGTTGCGTCGAAGAGAACAACGAAGAGAAGAAGATCACTCTAATGGAGTTTCTCTTCGGAACGGAGGAGAGGAAGTTAGAGAATCCCACTATAGAAATAAACGCTAAAGGAATAAGTCTATCTGAATCTAATGTCAACGTAAAAAACTTAACATTCATAGATGAAACTCCAGGGGACGAAGGAAGTGAAACTTTAGTTGAAATGTTACTCAAATACATGGAAGATTACGGCGGAAAAGAGAAGGAGGCACCCAAATCTCTATCAGTGACTCCGTCGTTATCGGAGAAATCGAAATCTGATATGACAATAAGCAAATTTGAAACGATAAGTGATATTAGCAAAACGAAATCCGATTCAACGTTGACACACACGCAAGACACTGTGATAGACAGAGGGGAGAACTCGAGGCGAGTGTCTGAGACGGTCATCGATTTGAGTTGTATCAAATCTGATCTCGAAGGAATATTTGAGGAAGCCGTTCTCAGAGTGTACGAGTTGAACATGATGTTTGAAGACGATACGATGAGCGAGCAGGAGGACATGGACAACTTCAATGCGTACACGCAGCCTCCACACATGAGCTACAGCCAGGGGCAGCCGTACAGCGTGGAGCTGTCAGACATAATAGAAGAAGACGAACCGGAGCCTTCCTCCCGATGTGTGGACAATATGGGTCAGATCAGACAATGCGCTGAAGAATTAATACTCTACATAGAGAACAAGATACGAGATTACCCCTTCGACGACAGTTCAGGACCGTCCACTGAAGAATACAGTCGAGAGTTCGATTTGAGTCCGAGTCAGAAATCAATCAGCTTAGTGGACTTGAGGAACATACCTGATTTGCCGCAGAGCACGATGGTGAAGCCTAAAGTGCTGAGAGTCGACAAGTCTACATCGACCACAGAAATATCGGAATCGATATCAGAGATGTGCCGGCGAATCGATTCAGCGTGTATGACTGACGACACGTCGCTGTCGGCCAGCTCGGAGAGAAACGAAAGGGCGTTAGATAAATTGGAATCGTTGCACCGATTCTTCTCCCGATCTCGATTGGAGATAATCGATGAGAGTTTAGAAGAGAACGGTGATAAAATCAAGAGCCCCAATGGTAACAGAGCCCCAAAAATGGATGTGATCAAAAGTGACATCGCAGAGTATAAAAAAGGGCAAGAAAGTTTGGATGATGTGGAAGATCTGTTGGATGACAATGATAAAATGGACAGAGATTCTGACAAAATGTCGGATGTAAACAAAACTGAGCAATAAACCTATTGAGAAtatcatgaaaattaattaaaatgcgtaataatataggtatagtaAGCGGCCTTTAAGTTGAACCATGCGCAGGAGCATTTTATCTGGTGTTAGCGGCGTACGGTCGAGGTGCCACGAGCTGCTACAGCACCTCGTTGACATTACAATCACGTATGAAAGTTTCAATTACTTGACATCTTTAATGTACCGGGCTACCACGAAGCACAAAtctaacacttttgtttataattgtaccagtaattttggttcaacttacttgccggagtCTATACATCTGTTGTGCTGCAAATGTTGATGTTATAAATACACCTGTCAATAATGACATTCGCAATAACTTCATTATGAATATAAACGCGCCTAATTTGACAGTTTCCTATAAAAACATTGTGACAGATGTCAATGAAACAGTCAGTGACTGCATTTGCGTTTGTTTTAATACAAggggttaaaattaaaaacttaatacatatttttcggGAGCATACCtaatatgtacaaaaaagtCTGTTATTTATATCAGTAGTCAAAACAAAACACAATACTTGTGTTCCGTACATACAAAAAGGGACATATCAAAAAATGTACAGGGTGACTCGGAAATAACCAAtgcaatgtatttttataatcaaaaccAACAACTTTTTCTATCGTAACATTCTGTCGGAGTATATCCAATGGATTTTGAATCGATCCAAAGTCGGGACAACTGTGTCACGCCGTAATCCTGAAACGTGAATTAAATATCAGAAATTTGCAGGACATACTGACAAAATTACACGAGAAAGCAGATATCACTATATATGACAAAAATATACATGTTCTGAAAAAGAGAATATCCAATAAAAATGCAAACCGGCATATCGTAGTAAGTATGTATTAGTTTATTTAGTACaatataactattatattatatatcttgATATAGTACATTGTAAATATAGCAAACATGACAACGGCGTACAATATTTGcaattatatatttgaaattaaaaaatatataaatttacagTACTCTAAAATACTATTTCATATTAACTAACGATGCTTGCGCTAAATACTTTCCGTTAAAGATATTACTATCGGTTACACTAAATTTTTAACTAACGAGAAACGAGGTTACTTATATATCGACCTGTCCTCCTCAAAATCGTTATCGTAAAACTAAACTATTATAAAACCCTTTGAAAATATCTCATATACTTCACTTGATAAATACGTGTCACTTACTATAATTTGACGGTTATGTGTCGATTTGAACCTCTCCCTGGTGATGCCCCTggcggatttttttaaaacctttagAGGAAAGAGGTTGCACagactcagaatacagaaaaccactggttttctgtattctgagtgcACAGATATGATAtgattataatctcactcgcggtattgtaatctgtcgatatattgtgaactaaacatactaattacaatttaacgtgttatttttcggtataatcgaagtgaaaccgttaaattgcaatcttaaaacgtcaattactgtccgaacttgcccctgattggtcggcTTTACAACAGACCGGTCTGTGTCCATAGTgttaggaatgaaacacatatgtcagtcaaataaaatacttcaagaattgtgacatcacatatttatttattatttattgacctAAGTTTGTGTTCTAACCTTacctaactttagatttgacaaaattatacttataaataacattatcatcattttactTATGGAAGAACAATGTTTAAAATtacgtgtttaaaaaaattaaaatacgcaCTGGCACCCctccgattttctttctttttcttttttctttcatttgtccattgtaattttttacatagattataatataccaaaaaataACACGTTTAATTGTAACattatgttcagttcacaaatcacaatatatcgacagattacaatatcgcgagtgagattataaactaacgtattttacaatttaacggtaacatataacTACTTCTTTAAAATCTGCGTGCGTTTCTAAATCGGTCCGTCGGTTTGCGAGCTACGATGCCAAGGATAGACAAACATACACTTCATTTATTGGAAGACTGCTTCTTTTGCTTCGGAGGTTTGGAAAAACAACCTTGCTATATGTACTAATTTTGTAAGTAAAAAACAATCCAGTAAGCGCATTTTCAATTGAGTCATCGGGTCACCAAACATTTCACTGTGTCTATTGACATTTATTACGGCTCAGTTGATAACGCGTTTAAtatgctatttaaaaaataaaaaatacattttgataaTTGAAAACATTAGGAACATCCCTATTCCTTGAAATGTgaccataaaaaaataatcatgaacaaaacattttttaatcaaGGTAACgttgacaaaaaaatatatttttttaactataaaaacaggacgaaatattttatgaaacaaaattatgataaacaaaaacttgtaatgcacaataaattaaaattattaattttaagatttaattaaatcagtaaattaactaaatatatctataattGTGTATTGTCtgaaataagtttaattttctttctattcaaagaaaatatctaaaaaaactttattaataaattaacatctaTGATAacaattttagtaataaaaaaaatatattgcttaataaaaacaaacgtcTCGAATAAGTCGAGAAGGAATAgtgagatttttattattaataaaaatatatagcgactaaaatatattattattcttagaTATAGAAACCTAGGCATATATTAGTGTTctaacaacaaatacatattaatacacAGTTATGTAGTACATCTAACTCACGAAGAGCGTTTGACTGTATTGTAGCCTGCGATTGCCACACCTACTTCATTTTGTTTTACGACTTAATGTTAGGCCATACTCGTACTATATCTATGTACGTATTGTTAGCCAATTATGTTAGGActttggtggctttggaaggcaTCAGATTCCAAGGGTCCAGACCAAAGAGTATATACTCCAAAGAGAAAAAGTGATACTACATACACGGAAAtattggacatagcagcgacattatttacgcatacgaaatattttaaatggagatttttgattttaatttttgtattaagcCTGTCCTTGTATTTTTATCCGATTttaaaccatggattttttcgagtttgaccttataacttcgtcattgtttaaccaattttgaaattatttttttctcagcACATAATGGAGATATGATCGCTAAAAGAAATACGTTTGgagttcaaatacaaaattttgaaCTTGGACAATTTGAAAATTACTACATTACAAAGCGTAAAGCCACCacagttcaaactccataattggcttccACACTTACATGGTAAAAGCATGGACTGTCAAATTTTCAACCTTCTTATAATGATTTGTGTTTGGCTGTACACCAAATGCGTGAACCATGAAAAAGTACTATTTTCACGTCGTGGAAATGGTTGACAAAATTAGTTTTCGGCTCACCGACCAGCTGAAATTGCTagtaaaaattattgtattattataaatatctcTGAAGCTAAATACATAAGCTCATCAGTTGTCGTAACTGCTACAACGTCAGCCAAACTTACGACACCCGTTCGTGAGGTAGTTGTTCTACATGTATGAATTTTGCAAACATTTACTggcatttttgaaaaattttcgaGAAATGGGGTAAAATCAATACATTCCCTACTTAGTACCTATTATAAACTGTGGGGAACTAAGAACACATAACTAGTAATTTCTATTATGTAAACTTTTTTAGCATATAGCGTtagaaattaaatgaatatatccttaaaaaccattttttatgccatatttcattcgataattaatatttatttattttatcgtcAATTTATATGAAAGTAAGCGTTTGCAAAAAGAATAATATCTACCCATCTATACATACACATTAAAAAGGcaaattgaatttatattagtgaaattaacattaaatttattatctacaagACGTTTTATACTATCCTTTTGAACTTTAGCTAATAAgaacaaaataatgtttaatgttATGTAGCCTCTCTTTCTATGtgaaatacattataatattattattatctatatatgtatattaattattatttatataaaatatgtatttaaattttatataaataattattttggttTGCTTAAACTTTTAAATGAATAATTGTTATCGAGACAttgattttattgtataaaataatagaatataaatagattGATGTAAAAGCGAGCTGAGATTATATTAGGTTAATAGTTTAAACCaaagatttaaattaatttaaaagattgACATTCAAATTAATTTGTGTAGTTGCATTAATTACTatgcaatcatcatcatcatcataattatcctGAATAATTTTATCGGAAAATAAATTTACCTGATGTGTATACAAAGTGGTGCCAGGAATACGACCTTAAATTAATACACGATCGCTAACAGTCAATCAAAATACGATTaggtgattaaattaattattgtataataaataaaaaaactaaattttcaaacaaaataaattcggaaataatctaaaaaattcacaacatcctttaaaataatataaaactaacctCAAGTGACCTGTAGGTAAAAGCGGCAACATCGCGTCTCCTAGTTTTTGGTTATTTGGCGGTCCGTTTGTAGTGCGTAAAGTTCTTTCATGCActcgtaggtacttatctacatAAGAATAATCACGCCGCGCCGGCGGGCGGGAGCGccaaaattgaattaatttgtattttgtacgccGCACGAGACGAGTAGATATTGTTCTTGTCACTAGATGTTTTTGTTACAAATGTTACTAATCAAAGCTCACACATTTTAAACAtgataggtataggtaggtactcgtacgtaTTTACAGTacttagtttaaatttttaaaatcctggAAATGTCCACCATTCATTAAAATACACAAGGTACAACGTCGCGAGATATCGGTATAATACTCAGTAGCAGTATCACCGAAACGTGGCATTATGTTTCAATACCAAAACAcacttcacaataaaaaaaactacacaaatcacaagaaatgtttgatttgtataaaacaatgcGCAAGGGTAGCAACTGGCTATCACACACTGAGTCACTATTCAAAAGACGCCGCCCGCGCCGGGAACCTAATCTAGCAAAAACACTAAATGTATTTCTATCCTATTCCCACTTAGTAAATCTTCCAAACACCTACAGTTAGCTAAAAACAAATGATATTGAATGAAAGCCCTTATAGGCCAGGATCCGGTGAATATTTTAACAGTTGATGACTGTCaaattaattttccgtgagtagcttcgtcTTGATGAGGCgcccaatttttaaattttcgaaaattatttattttggtagcTAACAGAGTTACTAGATAACAAAAATGTCTGAGCATAGGAACGAAATAACTGACCACGCTATTTGTAAGACAATATGGCtgataagttgtataactattaatttatacaacttttcagccatattgtcctacaaattcaatgttatttatgCCTCATCAAGACAAAGCTActcacataaaattaacttggtagtgatcaactgtaaaaatgttccccggatcctggactattagtGCCCAATTGACAACGTCGCAATTTtcgtttgtttacattaaaaataggtacaaaatttgTGGTGCcgaataattattgtaggtaagtatggtaaagacaataagaatttttattctTATGTGCATTAGGTCTAAATTTCAAtaggatttttgttttttgtaagttaccaatattttttaaaacgcacattttaaattgttattttggtTTATCAAGGTGAATGACCTAGTGAATTTTCGTGAGgtatttgtaatacatttacagcgtgttcaaaaattgtttaagtGAAAAAATTATTCTGTGGCTAAACCACtgcatagaaattaataaaaattggcgTGCAGACTACTTACACGATACCCCATATGTGGTTGAAATTAAGGTCGTAATCGTTTCACCACTTTGTATACCTACAAtcgtattataaaataaagtttatcgTCGCGTTTGGCTGTAAAATCTAAGAACGTATTTTCATACGGTGTTCCTCAATGGATATAGTGATTCATGAGGAATGTTAAGTATTTATGTCGTCGACATACATTTGTTGAAATATGGCGATGATTGGaagtttctttcttcttttaacGAAAACGCTGCCTAATCCAAAGGGATTACGTTTATAAAGACAACAAAACATGCATAGTAGGGTATTccttttttgtatattcttTCTAACAAACATCTACTTCCACAATGTGCACGCGGACAACATTTTGGgcttttatagtgtttttagtAATCAGACTCCAAGAGCACCTCACAGCATCGTAATGATATCTACGCACAATTGCGCCGTTGCTATTTGGAAATTGCAGGCGTTGCGTAAACATTATAGCGGAATTACATAAACATATATCATAATACATACATCTTACTAACTCatctagattattatttatatggttcttgaactgaaataaaaattcatttattttattatttttatttatttataaacaattaacttaAATCTTTGCTTCAAACTACTTTtacatgtaaattattttaataaccatTGATAGAAtgtattttaagtaatatttatttactattatacaAGTAGCTgtcataacaaataaattatattgccAGTGTTTTTGGGACATGGaacaaaactatttataaagtACCGCccagtgattagcctatgtgCTCCGAATGACGAGTGTAGGTCGTAGGTGATTACGTTAAATTCTTTGACGACCTCTGCGCTATTACAGTGATAATCATCGGGgtcgatggcttaacgtgctcacCGAGGCACGGGGCACCAGCGACTTCCCAACTCCTGACCGAGAACAGACATTTTCTTAGAAGCTCGGTCCAGAATTTGAACCCAGAAACTCGCAATACGAAGCCACCATTACCATAAAGATGGTTTCTAattagggtatgcattatacgtactaattgtacaaaatggaaaatcccTTCTCCAAGATAGCTTCGAAATGGGTCTTTTTGGTATATAGGCTACCCACTGAGCCGGCACACAGCGGTGCAATGAGAcattatattatgaatattatacattatttatgacaaaaaacccctgttacattattaaaatataaaataattttattaatattgttatataattCTTATGGTTTTATAGTTCCATAGAACTGCCCCAATGAAAGAAATGATGAAAATGTTCTTTTtatgtaatagtaataattattatgttgttaTAATTGTGAATTTACAttctattaataatatgtattagagTGAAAGCCTGCGAGAGCCAGACACGCCTCATCTTATGCACGCTGAAGATGTTCAGCACATTATCGcgtatttgacattttttatttcgtaGAAGTAACGGTGAATCTACGACATAGGTATATAGtggggaggggggggggttCCGGGTaagccgtgcccaccctagaatggtcctgtgcccaccctagcatactgggctatcacaaaaatattgtaaacgaaatttttatattgaatttcgACTCTTGTTTTGTCAGGGGCCAGGCCCCCAGAAAATGATCCTTTATACGCTAATGATCAGCGATGTCTACTCTCGGAGAAACAGGCAAATCTTTGCAACACTGTTGTGATCGCTCAAAAACGCCTCATACTAAATAATGCTCTTGTGTGACGTCACGATCACGACGAAAACTCGTTAACTATAGATATCTTCATTAcctatttctgcgtttatgtttttagTCTTCGTGTGTGTAGTTTATATACTAATTCGTCAATATATTATCACCAATTTCGCCTAAATATGTATAATCAAAGGTAGTCAAATAACCAATTGGTTACCGTGCTTACTACGAAAcattcagctttcataaaatgcggTATGTCTGACTCTTGCAGGCTGTCGCTCTGTATGTTTGTAAGTCGGtgggttatattttatgaaatgaaatacattttattttactgtgcactgatgtttcatttatattattatttcgtttattactaatttatttattagttctcttttttttaatttttaacaatgttaatataaaaataaaatacaactgttaaaaatttataaaaaaaaatcaaccctctcgctgcgggacatttgagtatccaagcaaccggtggtcagggctccagagtgaggaacctcctcacaatacgcgccgtctcaagaatcactgccttctgtatccgactcttgatccaacagttaagcgaaagcttcttaaggtgttggtcgaagcttttcgctataagaccattgactgagacaactatcggaacaataatagttgactcaacattccacatggcggtgatctcgtgagcaaggtccaataagtatttattattaatatttacagcctcgcgatttcactcgcatagttacgaatcccgtggaaatacggggataaagtgtAGCCCAAGTTACTcgttaataatgtagctttctattggtgaaagaattgttAAAATCGACGTTGTAGTTTCGGATACTATTCATAACAAACAAGCATGTAATGAAATCTTACCTCTTTTATTAGTTTAGAATTACAAAGATGAAAAACATGGccgacacttacaaataatgtggctttctattggttaaacaattttcaaaatcgattcaatcGATCCGGAGATTACCTACCCCTAACAAGCTCACAAAATGTATCTCTTTATATCCAACCAGCAATGCCCCGCGATTtcttcacccacgtagttcttgTTTCCGTAAGAAAAtagggataaaatgtagcctatgatactcacaaataatgtcgctttttgtggtaaaagaatttttaaaatcggttgagtagatccagaggtttcccctacaataccacgaaCTTTACTTCTTATTAACAAGAAATATACCGTCCGTAGTACTTGCTACATTGAATtactatatataattatttttaacttaatatgGTGACGTTACCACGTGATTTTGTTTATCAAGTAATAAATAACACTGCTGGTCATATACTAAATGAAATAAGCTACTAAAACTGGTTTAAAATAGTAAAGAAAAATAGTCAGAACTCAAAAATCAGTTATATTGATTAGATAGCTACTAGATTCTTACAGGAACAAATCGTCGTCGTCTTCGTTTGTTTTTGTTCGACGTGACTATTCTAGTACGTAGTACATAGTAATCCAATGACCGTCTAAATAACAACAAAGGCTAAGCACAAACCACACTCGTCCGTTCTTATTTAAATCATCTTAACTGATACAAATCGTCTATTTATTAGAAGATCCAATGTGTTCTATTATGAAACGATTTGAGCAATTTATTTCAAGACATGCGGGCCCCTGACAAATCTATTGCAAcagattaacaacccatattcggctgagaCAATTTAGTAAAGAAAACACCACGCGTTTgccgtttctgtaggaatacggggataatatataccttatagcactcggggataatgtagcttcccaacagtgaaagactTTTTCAGATCGATTCATTAATTTCGAaagtattcaatgcaaacaaacaaacaaatctttcctattcAATGTTATTGTTTGCTTTGCTCAGGTTTGCTGTTTGTCCTCCTTCACCATTCTAACAACTAGACATCGTAATTGCACTGCTATGTAGTTCCTTTGGATACGTAAACGGTTTGG
Proteins encoded in this window:
- the LOC128199611 gene encoding uncharacterized protein LOC128199611; the encoded protein is MSTSLTTDKHRLLVFRRLGTSLANHRASLSSELGSLWDFFRIDRERRRSAPAATFDHIPPIDTKSPAKLARDLLQVVQDTVFSRRFEEKRCPLVKEESDLSSDDEDGTERRIANLIDFFFTIVKSQKEERKGSGGNCFKREASPEDSNNVYVPTKANTELEQKMETLIEFLATTGCVEENNEEKKITLMEFLFGTEERKLENPTIEINAKGISLSESNVNVKNLTFIDETPGDEGSETLVEMLLKYMEDYGGKEKEAPKSLSVTPSLSEKSKSDMTISKFETISDISKTKSDSTLTHTQDTVIDRGENSRRVSETVIDLSCIKSDLEGIFEEAVLRVYELNMMFEDDTMSEQEDMDNFNAYTQPPHMSYSQGQPYSVELSDIIEEDEPEPSSRCVDNMGQIRQCAEELILYIENKIRDYPFDDSSGPSTEEYSREFDLSPSQKSISLVDLRNIPDLPQSTMVKPKVLRVDKSTSTTEISESISEMCRRIDSACMTDDTSLSASSERNERALDKLESLHRFFSRSRLEIIDESLEENGDKIKSPNGNRAPKMDVIKSDIAEYKKGQESLDDVEDLLDDNDKMDRDSDKMSDVNKTEQ